From a single Kryptolebias marmoratus isolate JLee-2015 linkage group LG17, ASM164957v2, whole genome shotgun sequence genomic region:
- the LOC108246044 gene encoding piggyBac transposable element-derived protein 4 isoform X1, giving the protein MAPIKPKRARRNISSEANELTPAPDEDEFSDHSSGPDSADSGDEADFIQGIDPTQDMYAQVHEIVDDVKEEETEVSCSPEASCTPRRGRPRGKRSRSETLSGDVAGWKSEKEPDSLPHPPLHFLPKRKPGVQPPLSRHATSPSPSELFMMYFDQAAVQTLCDNTNKNVAKNIAAGKKFSWTELRKAEMYQYIGLTLYMGMLKLPKVKDFWRGSSIFHVPYPHTVMSRARFLAIAWNVHMSNPAKDVFNDSRKGTADYDCLQRVRPLYDHLRAACKAVYHPQQNLSVDERLVATRARIFQKQYLNNKLSKSGIKLFVLSDNTGYTVDFSIYTGRSTLGTGKGLSFEAMMTLVNKNYLGSGYHVYCDNFYTSPELFHHLYDLGIGACGTYQDTRIGVPKTKANALSKKSPQGTIRWIRKGPLVFIKWMDTREVRVCSTVHTAFSGDTVKRACKVSGKETDVKVPTAVKDCYRFMCGVGLSDQLIGSYSSWRKSRKWYVTALHHFIDIAATNSYLLHKELCGRLRQQAMTHQAFQEQLTAELCGVHAQVTPMSYHHFPVAIVEGTSGQLKATQGRRKCGFCGKCTPFMCEACRVPLCVILDRNCHKAFHTPGAAEN; this is encoded by the exons ATGGCGCCGATAAAACCCAAACGGGCCAGACGGAATATCTCGAGCGAAGCTAACGAGCTAACCCCGGCACCGGATGAAGATGAGTTTTCTGACCACTCGTCTGGTCCGGATTCAGCCGACAGTGGAGATGAAGCAGACTTCATTCAAGGGATAGATCCAACCCAGGATATGTATGCACAAGTCCATGAAAT tGTTGATGatgtgaaggaggaggaaactGAGGTCTCCTGCTCCCCTGAGGCATCCTGTACCCCGAGGAGAGGCAGACCGAGAGGCAAACGCTCCAGGTCAGAGACGCTGTCTGGTGATGTTGCTGGCTGGAAGAGTGAAAAGGAGCCTGACAGCTTGCCGCACCCCCCGTTGCATTTCCTGCCTAAAAGAAAGCCAGGCGTGCAGCCGCCCCTTTCACGACATGCGACCAGTCCGTCTCCATCAGAGCTGTTCATGATGTACTTCGACCAGGCTGCCGTTCAAACGCTGTGcgacaacacaaataaaaacgtAGCGAAGAATATTGCTGCGGGCAAAAAATTCAGTTGGACTGAGCTCAGAAAGGCAGAGATGTATCAGTACATTGGGCTCACGCTGTACATGGGCATGCTGAAGCTGCCAAAGGTCAAAGATTTTTGGCGCGGCAGTTCCATCTTTCATGTGCCGTATCCTCACACAGTCATGTCCAGAGCCCGGTTCCTCGCCATCGCTTGGAACGTTCATATGAGTAACCCTGCGAAAGACGTGTTCAATGACAGCAGAAAAGGCACAGCTGATTATGACTGCCTGCAAAGAGTACGCCCCCTGTACGACCATTTACGTGCAGCCTGCAAGGCTGTGTACCATCCTCAGCAGAACCTCTCTGTGGATGAGCGATTGGTCGCCACCAGGGCCAGAATTTTCCAGAAGCAGTACTTAAATAATAAGCTGTCAAAGTCAGGGATAAAACTTTTCGTGTTGTCTGACAACACAGGCTACACTGTTGATTTCAGCATTTACACGGGGAGGTCCACTCTGGGAACTGGAAAGGGGCTGTCATTTGAAGCCATGATGACTCTTGTCAACAAAAACTACCTGGGATCTGGTTATCACGTTTACTGTGATAACTTTTATACCAGCCCCGAACTGTTCCACCACCTTTATGACCTGGGGATTGGGGCCTGTGGGACGTATCAGGACACAAGAATCGGCgtcccaaaaacaaaagctaacgCTCTGTCCAAGAAGTCTCCACAGGGGACAATCAGGTGGATCAGAAAGGGACCTCTCGTTTTCATCAAGTGGATGGACACGAGGGAGGTGCGTGTGTGCTCTACCGTCCACACTGCCTTCTCAGGGGACACGGTAAAACGAGCGTGCAAGGTTAGCGGAAAAGAAACGGACGTGAAGGTGCCGACGGCTGTGAAGGACTGCTACCGCTTCATGTGTGGAGTTGGCCTGTCAGACCAGCTGATCGGCTCCTACTCCTCATGGAGGAAGAGCAGAAAGTGGTATGTGACAGCGCTGCATCATTTTATTGACATCGCTGCGACAAACAGCTACCTGCTGCACAAGGAGCTGTGTGGGAGACTGAGGCAGCAGGCGATGACACACCAGGCCTTCCAGGAACAGCTGACGGCTGAGCTCTGCGGAGTTCACGCACAAGTAACCCCAATGAGCTATCATCACTTCCCCGTTGCCATTGTTGAGGGGACGTCTGGCCAACTGAAGGCCACACAGGGCCGCAGGAAGTGCGGGTTTTGTGGGAAGTGCACTCCCTTCATGTGCGAGGCATGTAGAGTTCCCCTGTGCGTTATCTTGGACAGGAACTGTCACAAGGCCTTTCACACCCCTGGTGCCGCTGAAAACTAA
- the LOC108246044 gene encoding piggyBac transposable element-derived protein 4 isoform X2 encodes MAPIKPKRARRNISSEANELTPAPDEDEFSDHSSGPDSADSGDEADFIQGIDPTQDIVDDVKEEETEVSCSPEASCTPRRGRPRGKRSRSETLSGDVAGWKSEKEPDSLPHPPLHFLPKRKPGVQPPLSRHATSPSPSELFMMYFDQAAVQTLCDNTNKNVAKNIAAGKKFSWTELRKAEMYQYIGLTLYMGMLKLPKVKDFWRGSSIFHVPYPHTVMSRARFLAIAWNVHMSNPAKDVFNDSRKGTADYDCLQRVRPLYDHLRAACKAVYHPQQNLSVDERLVATRARIFQKQYLNNKLSKSGIKLFVLSDNTGYTVDFSIYTGRSTLGTGKGLSFEAMMTLVNKNYLGSGYHVYCDNFYTSPELFHHLYDLGIGACGTYQDTRIGVPKTKANALSKKSPQGTIRWIRKGPLVFIKWMDTREVRVCSTVHTAFSGDTVKRACKVSGKETDVKVPTAVKDCYRFMCGVGLSDQLIGSYSSWRKSRKWYVTALHHFIDIAATNSYLLHKELCGRLRQQAMTHQAFQEQLTAELCGVHAQVTPMSYHHFPVAIVEGTSGQLKATQGRRKCGFCGKCTPFMCEACRVPLCVILDRNCHKAFHTPGAAEN; translated from the exons ATGGCGCCGATAAAACCCAAACGGGCCAGACGGAATATCTCGAGCGAAGCTAACGAGCTAACCCCGGCACCGGATGAAGATGAGTTTTCTGACCACTCGTCTGGTCCGGATTCAGCCGACAGTGGAGATGAAGCAGACTTCATTCAAGGGATAGATCCAACCCAGGATAT tGTTGATGatgtgaaggaggaggaaactGAGGTCTCCTGCTCCCCTGAGGCATCCTGTACCCCGAGGAGAGGCAGACCGAGAGGCAAACGCTCCAGGTCAGAGACGCTGTCTGGTGATGTTGCTGGCTGGAAGAGTGAAAAGGAGCCTGACAGCTTGCCGCACCCCCCGTTGCATTTCCTGCCTAAAAGAAAGCCAGGCGTGCAGCCGCCCCTTTCACGACATGCGACCAGTCCGTCTCCATCAGAGCTGTTCATGATGTACTTCGACCAGGCTGCCGTTCAAACGCTGTGcgacaacacaaataaaaacgtAGCGAAGAATATTGCTGCGGGCAAAAAATTCAGTTGGACTGAGCTCAGAAAGGCAGAGATGTATCAGTACATTGGGCTCACGCTGTACATGGGCATGCTGAAGCTGCCAAAGGTCAAAGATTTTTGGCGCGGCAGTTCCATCTTTCATGTGCCGTATCCTCACACAGTCATGTCCAGAGCCCGGTTCCTCGCCATCGCTTGGAACGTTCATATGAGTAACCCTGCGAAAGACGTGTTCAATGACAGCAGAAAAGGCACAGCTGATTATGACTGCCTGCAAAGAGTACGCCCCCTGTACGACCATTTACGTGCAGCCTGCAAGGCTGTGTACCATCCTCAGCAGAACCTCTCTGTGGATGAGCGATTGGTCGCCACCAGGGCCAGAATTTTCCAGAAGCAGTACTTAAATAATAAGCTGTCAAAGTCAGGGATAAAACTTTTCGTGTTGTCTGACAACACAGGCTACACTGTTGATTTCAGCATTTACACGGGGAGGTCCACTCTGGGAACTGGAAAGGGGCTGTCATTTGAAGCCATGATGACTCTTGTCAACAAAAACTACCTGGGATCTGGTTATCACGTTTACTGTGATAACTTTTATACCAGCCCCGAACTGTTCCACCACCTTTATGACCTGGGGATTGGGGCCTGTGGGACGTATCAGGACACAAGAATCGGCgtcccaaaaacaaaagctaacgCTCTGTCCAAGAAGTCTCCACAGGGGACAATCAGGTGGATCAGAAAGGGACCTCTCGTTTTCATCAAGTGGATGGACACGAGGGAGGTGCGTGTGTGCTCTACCGTCCACACTGCCTTCTCAGGGGACACGGTAAAACGAGCGTGCAAGGTTAGCGGAAAAGAAACGGACGTGAAGGTGCCGACGGCTGTGAAGGACTGCTACCGCTTCATGTGTGGAGTTGGCCTGTCAGACCAGCTGATCGGCTCCTACTCCTCATGGAGGAAGAGCAGAAAGTGGTATGTGACAGCGCTGCATCATTTTATTGACATCGCTGCGACAAACAGCTACCTGCTGCACAAGGAGCTGTGTGGGAGACTGAGGCAGCAGGCGATGACACACCAGGCCTTCCAGGAACAGCTGACGGCTGAGCTCTGCGGAGTTCACGCACAAGTAACCCCAATGAGCTATCATCACTTCCCCGTTGCCATTGTTGAGGGGACGTCTGGCCAACTGAAGGCCACACAGGGCCGCAGGAAGTGCGGGTTTTGTGGGAAGTGCACTCCCTTCATGTGCGAGGCATGTAGAGTTCCCCTGTGCGTTATCTTGGACAGGAACTGTCACAAGGCCTTTCACACCCCTGGTGCCGCTGAAAACTAA